From the genome of Clavibacter nebraskensis NCPPB 2581:
TGCACCGCCGTCAGCTCCGCGACCGTCCTCACGCGGTGCTCCTCGGCGACGGAGAGCGACCGCGTCCGCTCGCTCGCGTCGACGATGTGCCGCCTCTCCGCATCGGCCGCTGCCTCGTCGAGCGCACGCCGGGCGGATGCCTCCCGCCGACGCCGTTCGCGCAGGAGCAGGGCCAGGACGAGGACGAGCAGGGCGACCAGGGCGACCAGGGCGACCAGGGCGACCAGGATCCACGGGAGCACGTTCTGCATGGCCCAGGGAAGCACGCACCACGGATCGAGCGCGCGATCCGCTCCCCGATCGGGGGACTGTCCTCCACTTGGAGGACCCGGGTACCGTGGATCAGGTCATCGACCCCTGGAGCTCCACAATGTCGCACGCCACCCTGCACCGGACGCACACCACCGACCCGCACCGCACGTCGGTGGTCGGTTCCGCGGTGCTGGGCTTCCTGTCCGCGTTCGTGGTGGGCGCGGCCGTGATCGTCACGCTCCTCATCACCTCCTTCGCGCAGGGGACCGAGGGCTACCCCGGACTCGACGTGCCGGGCGTGGTCGACACCCGCATCGACCACGGCAGCGTCGTGACGCAGATCGGCCCGGGCGGGTTCCTCTTCCCGCTGGCCGCCGGCCTCCTCGTCGGCCTGATCGTGGCCGTGGTCGTCTACGCGCGCCAGCGCCACGTCGAGGACTGAGCCCGGCCGACCCCGATCCGCCCGCGCGTAGGGTCGAGGGGATGCCTCGCCACACCGCCTCCCGTCCGAGCAGGCGCCCCGCGTCGGCCTCTCGCACCCGTCTCCGTGCAGCAGCCCTCGCCAGCACGATGACGGCCCTGCTCCTGGTCGCGACCGGCTGCACCGCACCGGACGTCGTCCCGCCGACCGCTCCCGCCGCCCCGCTCCGGGTGGTCTCCCTCGGGGACTCCTACTCCACGGGGACGGGACCCGCGGAGCCGCTGCCCGGCGACCCCGGGGTCTGCGGGCGCACCGTCGCCTCCTCCGTGCGCGTCGCCGCGGCGGCCGTCGGCGCCGAGCTCGTCGACGCGGCGTGCGACGGCGCCACCACTGCGGACCTCGCGGCCCCGCGCGAGCGCGGCGGGGAGACCGTGCCCGCGCAGCTGGCCGCCGCGGCCGACGGCGCCGACGTGGTGCTCGTGCGCCTCGGGGGCAACGACCTCGGCTTCCCGGCCCTCGTCGGAGGGTGCCTCGCGCGGGACCCTGAGGGACCCGTGGCCGCCGGCCCCACGACGTGCGTGGACGCGCTCGCGCCCGCGGGCGGGACCGATGCCGTCCGCGCCCGCATCGATGGGGAGGTGGCGACGCGGCTCGGCGAGGCGTTCGGGCGGATCCGGGCGGCGGCGCCCCACGCCCGCATCGTCGCGCTCGGCTACCTCACGGTGCTCGGCGACCCGGATGCGCTGCCCGCGGAGGGCTGCCTCCGCGCCACGGCGACGTCGACGGTGAACGGGCAGGTCCTCCTCGCCGACCGGGACGCGGCGTGGCTGGCGGGGATCCAGCGCGAGCTCGACGACGCGATCGCCCGGGCGGCCGCCGATGCGGGAGCCCGGTTCGTGGACCAGGAGACGCCGACGGCCACGCACGGCGCGTGCGCGGGGGATGCCGGCGATGCGTACGTGGCGGGGCTCGGCGGCAGCGCGGGGGACGTCCCCCTCCACCCGAACGCGGCCGGACTGGACTGGGAGTCCGATGTCCTGACGGGCGTGCTGTGGGAGGAGGGGGCGGCGCTCGGCCGCTGATCCCCACGGTCGCGAGGGCGTCTGACCCAGCCCATGTGGGAACGTGTGGGTTCATGTTGCTTCTCCTGCGGATGAGGGCTATGGTGCGAGGACGCGAGGCGCCAGTGCCCCACGGAGTCGAAGGAGACCGCCCATGTACGCCGAAGAGCGCCAGGACAGGGTGGTCGCCCTCCTCGAGCGCACCGGCCGCGTGGCGGTCCTCGGCCTGGCGCGCGACTTCGACGTGACGACGGAGACGGTCCGACGCGACCTCGCCCAGCTCGAGAGCCGCGGCGTCCTGCGCCGCGTGCACGGCGGCGCCGTCCGCGCCGACCGGTCCACCCGCGCCGAGGAGAGCCTCGACACGCGGGGTGCCCGCAACACGGCGGCCAAGGCGCGCATCGCCGACGCGGCGATGGGGTTCCTGCCCGCGAGCTTCGCGGGATCCATCGCGCTCGACGCCGGCACCACCACGGGGCTGGTCGCGGAGCGCGTCGCCGCCTGGCGGCCCGACGAGCCGGGCCGCACGCTCGTCGTGGTCACGCACTCGATGTCCATCGCGCAGACCGTGACCCGCAACCCCGCAGTCGAGGTGCAGCTGCTCGGCGGACGCGTGCGCGGCATCACGAGCGCGGCGGTCGGCCCCGCCACCCTCGGCCAGCTCGCCCGGCTGCGACCCGACATCGCCTTCATCGGCGCGAACGGGATCCACGCGGAGTTCGGCCTCAGCACCCCCGACGAAGAGGAGGCGGCCGTGAAGACCGCGTTGACCCGAGGATCCCGACGCGCCGTGGCGCTCGTCGACGCGTCGAAGGCGGGGGAGGAGGCGCTCGTCGGCTTCGCGGCCCTCGACGACCTCGACGCGCTCGTGACCGACGCCGCGCCGGACGGCCCGCTGGCCGCGGCCCTGGCGGCCGCCGAGGTGGAGGTGATGGTCGCGTGATCCTCACCCTCACCGCCAATCCGAGCCTCGACCGCACCATCGACCTCGCCGGCGCCCTCGCGCGCGGCGCGGTCCAGCGGGCCCGCGGCGTCGCCGAGCAGCCCGGCGGCAAGGGCGTCAACGTCTCGCGCGCGCTCATCGCCTCCGGCCTCGACACCATCGCCCTGCTGCCCGGCCGCCTCGACGACCCGATGCTCGTGGCGCTGGCCGCCGAGCGGATCCCGCTCGATCAGCTCGACATCGCGGGCCGCGTGCGCCAGAACGTCACGCTCACCGAGCCCGACGGCACGACGACCAAGGTCAACGAGCCGGGCCCCGTCCTGTCAGCCGCCGAGGCCGATGCGCTGGTGGCCCTCGTCATCCGGCACGCGCGCCGGGCCAGCTGGCTCGTGCTCGCGGGCTCCCTGCCGCCCGGCCTCGACGACGACTTCGCTGCCCGCGTGGTGCACGCCGTGCGCGCCGAGCTCGGCGACGCCGCCCCTCGGATCGCCGTCGACTCGTCGGGGGCGCCCATGGCCGCGCTCGTCGCGTCCGACGCGGTCGTGGACCTGATCAAGCCCAACGCCGAGGAGCTCGCCGAGCTCGTCGGCCTCCCCGACCCGGATGCGCTCGAGGCCGACCCCCGGCTGGCTCACGACGCATCCCGCTCCCTCGTCTCCCGCGGCTGCCGGGCGGTCCTCGCGACCCTCGGCGCGCGGGGGGCCGTCCTCACCACGGCCGAGGGCGGGTGGCTCGCCACCATGCCCCCGATCATGCCGGTGAGCACCGTGGGCGCGGGCGACTCGTCGCTCGCGGGCTACCTGCTCGCCGACCACCGCGGGGCCGGACCCGAGGGGCGGCTGGCGCAGGCCGTCGCCCACGGATCCGCCGCCGCGTCCCTGCCCGGCAGCACCATGCCGTCCCCCGACCAGACCCGGCCGGACAGCGTCACCGTCCAGCCGCTCCTCCCGATCGCCGCCGATCGCTGACCCGTCCCACCTGGAGAAGAACATGCCATCGCTCATCACGAACCGCCTCGTGCTCCTCGACGCCGACCTCGGCGCCGACCGCGAGCACGCCGTCCGCACGCTGGCCGAGCGCGTCGTCGCCGAGGGACGCGCCACCGACGCCGACGCCCTCTTCGCCGACGCGTGGGAGCGCGAGTCGAAGACCGACACCGGCATGGGCGGCGGCCTCGCCATCCCGCACTGCCGCTCCGCCGCGGTGACGGAGGCCACGCTCGTCATGGCGCGCCCGAAGCCCGCCGTGGACTTCGGCGCGCCGGACGGCCCCGCCGACCTCGTGTTCTTCATCGCCGCGCCCGACGGCGCCGACCAGGAGCACCTCGTCCTGCTCTCGCGGCTCGCCCGGTCGCTCATCAAGCCCGAGTTCGTCGAGGCGCTGCGTACCGCCACCGACGAGGACCAGGTCGTCTCGCTCGTGGAGGGCGCGCTCGTGGACGAGCCCGCCTCCTCGACCGGCGCCCTGGCCGCGGCGGCTCCTGCGGCGACCGCATCGGCCCCGGCCACCGCGCCCGCCGACGCGCCCGTCCTCATCGCCGTCACCGCCTGCCCCACCGGCATCGCGCACACGTACATGGCGGCCGACTCGCTCGTCGCCGCGGCGAAGCGCGCGGGCGTCGAGCTGCACGTCGAGACCCAGGGATCCTCCTCCGTCACGCCCGTCGACCCCGCGATCATCGCGCGGGCCACGGCCGTGATCTTCGCCGTCGACGTCGACGTGCGGGACCGCGCGCGCTTCGCCGGCAAGCCCGTCATCCAGTCGCCCGTGAAGCGCGGCATCGACCAGCCCGACCAGATGGTCGCCGAGGCCGTCGCGGCCGCGAAGGACCCGACTGCCCCGCGCGTGCCAGGAGGCGCGTCGTCGTCCGCCGGATCCGAGCAGGCCTCCCCGCAGGCGTCGCAGTCGGTGGGCGCGCGCCTCAAGCGCTGGCTGCTCACGGGCGTCAGCTACATGATCCCGTTCGTCGCGGGCGGCGGTCTCCTCATCGCGCTCGGCTTCCTGCTCGGCGGGTACCGGATCACCGAGACGGCGTCCGACGTCGTGCTGCAGAACTCGCTCGCGAACCTGCCCGCGGGCGGTCTCGGCCAGTACCTCGGCGCCGTCGCGATCGTCATCGGCAACGCGTCGATGGCCTTCCTCGTGCCCGCGCTGGCCGGCTACATCGCCTACGCCATCGCCGACCGGCCGGGCATCGCACCCGGCTTCGTCGCGGGATCCATCTCCGTCATCATGGGCGCCGGCTTCCTGGGCGGCCTCGTGGGCGGCCTCCTCGCCGGTGGCATCGCCTACGCGATCGGCCGCATCGACGTGCCGCGCTGGCTGCGGGGCCTCATGCCCGTGGTGATCATCCCGCTCCTCGCCTCGATCGTCGCCTCCGGCCTCATGGTCATGGTGCTCGGCGGTCCCATCGCGGCCCTCACGCGCGGCCTCAACGGCTTCCTCTCGGGCCTCACCGGCACGTCGGCCATCGTCCTGGGCATAATCCTCGGCGTCATGATGTGCATCGACCTCGGCGGTCCCATCAACAAGGTCGCCTACTCGTTCGCGGTCGCCGGCCTCGGCGCCGGTTCCATCACCGACCAGACCCCGTGGGAGATCATGGCCGCGGTCATGGCCGCCGGCATGGTCCCGCCGCTCGCCCTCGCGCTCGCCTCCACCGTGATCGACCGCCGCCTGTTCAGCCCGGCGGAGCGCGAGAACGGCAAGGCCGCGTGGCTCCTCGGCGCCGCGTTCATCTCCGAGGGCGCCATCCCGTTCGCCGCGGTCGACCCGCTGCGCGTCATCCCCGCTAGCATCGTCGGCGGTGCCGTCACGGGCGCCATGGTGATGGGGCTCGGCGTCGTGTCGCAGGCCCCGCACGGCGGCGTCTTCGTGCTCTTCGCGATGAACGGCACCTTCCTCGGCTTCCTCGCCTCCGTCGCGGTCGGCGCGGTGATCTCCGCGTTCCTCGTCGTTCTCCTCAAGCGCTTCACGACGAAGCGCCCGGAGGCCGCCGCCGCGACGCCCGTCGACCAGGGCGTCCCCGTCGCGGTCTGATCCGTCGCCGCCCCTCACATCCCCATCCCGTCCGCACCACCAGGAGGAGAACGTCCATGACCGAGCGCACCGCCACCATCGGCAGCCGCGTGGGCCTGCACGCCCGTCCCGCATCCCTCTTCATCGAGGCCGTGCGCCGCACGGGCGTCCCGGTGAGGATCAGCAAGCCGGGCGGCACGCCGCTCGACGCGACGAGCATCCTGTCGCTCATGAGCCTGGGCGCCGCGAACGGCGACCAGGTCGTGCTCACGGCCGAGGGCGACGGCGCGGACGCCGCGCTCGACGAGCTCGCGGCGCTGCTCGAGAGCGACCTCGACGCCGTCGAGTAGCCGACCCCACGACGAGAGGCCCGGACACCGCGATGCGGGTCCGGGCCTCTCGTCGTGCCAGGCGGCGGTCGGCGTCACCATTCGGCGACGCGGTAGTCCTTGAGGAAGACGCCCGAGATGTCCTCGCCGGCCTGGCCCATGACGATGGGGTCGTAGACCCGGGCGGCGCCGTCAACGAGGTCGAGCGGGGCGTGGAAGCCCTCCTCGGCGAGCCGCACCTTCGTGGGGTGCGGGCGCTCGTCGGTGATCCAGCCGGTGTCGACGCTCGTCATGAGGATGCCGTCGGTCTCCCGCATCTCGCGCGCCGAGGTGCGGGTCATCATGTTGAGCGCGGCCTTCGCCATGTTCGTGTGCGGGTGGCCGGGGCCCTTGTAGGCGCGGGCGAACTGGCCCTCCATGGCGCTCACGTTCACGACGTACTTGCGGCGTGACGCGGACGCGGCCATCGCCGGGCGCAGCCGGCTGACGAGGAGGAACGGCGCCGTGACGTTGGCGAGCTGGACCTCGAGCATCTCCAGCGGATCCACCTCGTGCACGACCTGGGTCCAGCTGTTCGCGTCGTGCAGGTCGGGTACGAGGCCGCCCGCGTCGATGGCGGTGCCGGCGGAGAGGCGCGCGAGCGAGGAGGAGCCCGCGGTCATGGCGAGCTCGGTGACCTCGGCGGCCGTGATGCCGGTCGCCGTCGAGAGGATGGGATGCGCCGCGACGGAGGCGGCGAGGGCCGCCGGGTGCGCGTCGGCCGTGTGCCCGAACGTCAGGAGCTCGGGCAGGTCGCCGTCCGGCAGCGGCGCCGCCTCGGCCTCGGACAGCGGCGCGTAGGAGCCGGGGGACCGGCGGACGGTCTGCGCGGCGTTGTTAATGAGGATGTCGAGCGGACCCGCGGCGGCCACCGCGTCGGTGAGGCCGATGACCTGCGCCGGGTCGCGGAGGTCGAGGCCCACGATGCGCAGGCGGTGCACCCACTCGTGCGCGTCGGGCAGGCCGGCGAAGCGGCGCACGGCGTCGCGCGGGAAGCGCGTGGTGATGGTGGTGTGCGCGCCGTCGCGGAGGAGGCGCAGCGCGATGTGCATGCCGATCTTGGCGCGCCCGCCCGTGAGGAGCGCCCGCATGCCGGTGAGGTCGGTGCGGGCCTCGCGCTTCGCGTGGTTGAGGAGCGCGCAGTCGGGGCAGAGCTGGTGGTAGAAGGCGTCGACCTGCGTGTAGTGCTGCTTGCAGATGTAGCAGGGGCGCGAGCGCAGGAGCGTGCCGGCGGTGGGCTTCGCGGTCGTGATGGCCAGCGGGATCCCGCGCGTCTCGTCGTCGATGCGGTCGGGCGCGCCCGTGGCGGTGGCCGCGACGACGGCGCGGTCGGCGCTGGCGACGGCCTCGCGCTTCTCGAGCCGGCGGGCCTTCTTCACCTGCTTGAACATGGAGGCGGTGGCACGGCGGACGGCGACGAAGTCGGGGTGCTCCTCGTCGATGTCGGCGAGCGAGCCGAGGACGCGGAGCGCGGTCGCGAGGTCGGCCGGGTCGATGGCCGACCCGGGCGTGGCGGCGTCGGACGTGGGGGTGACGGGATCCGCGGGGCGGGCGGGGTCGTGGGGCAGGGCGTCGGAGGGCACAGGAGATGATACCCGGGCCGTCGGGGGCTCCCGGCCGACGACCGCAACCGGGCGGCGGCGCTACATCGTGGTGGCGAAGCCCACCGCGGCCGCGATGACCGCCCAGAGCGCGATGGTGACGACCACGAGGGCGATGACGCCCGTGCGGCGATCGCGCCAGCGCGCCCGCTCCGTCTCGGGGTCGACGGGGACGGACTCCGGGGCGGCGACGCCGGCGGTCGCGTCGTCCGCGACGTGACCCGGGGCGGCCTCGTCCGTGTCGGCGGGCGGCGTCGATGCCGGGGTCGGGTGGAGCGGGGCGCGGTCGGGTAGCGGGTCGAGCGGGAGGGGCGGCATCCGGCGACCATACGCGCTGGCGCCCCGAGGACCATGCCGCCTGTGGAGAACTCCGTGACGGGACGCGTGGGGGAGGATAGACGCATCATGTCCGACACCGCCCTCGCTCCCACGCTCACCGAGGAGGCGGCCCGGCTGGCCGTGGACGGGGCGACCGACGACGCGATCTACGACGCGTTCGCCGAGTGGGCGCTCGCGCAGGGGATCGAGCTGTACCCGGCGCAGGACGAGGCGGCGTTGGAGATCGCGTCGGGCGCGCACCTCATCCTCTCCACGCCGACCGGCACCGGGAAGTCGCTCGTCGCGGTCGCGGCGCACTTCGCGGCCCTCGCCCGCGGGCGCCGCTCGTACTACACGGCGCCGATCAAGGCGCTCGTCTCCGAGAAGTTCTTCGCGCTCGTGGAGCTGTTCGGCGCCGCGCAGGTGGGGATGGTCACGGGCGACTCCTCCGTGAACCCGGACGCGCCCATCATCTGCTGCACCGCCGAGATCCTCGCCAACCGGTCGCTCCGCGGCGGCGCCGACACGCCCGTCGACCAGGTGGTGATGGACGAGTTCCACTTCTACGCGGATCCGCAGCGCGGCTGGGCCTGGCAGGTGCCGCTCCTGCTCCTGCCGCACGCGCAGTTCGTGCTCATGTCGGCGACGCTCGGCGACGTGACCGACCTCGCGGACGACCTCACCCGGCGCACCGGACGGCCGACCGCGCGCATCACCGGCATCGAGCGCCCGGTGCCGCTCTTCTTCCACTACGCCGTCACGCCCGTGCAGGAGACGGTCGAGGAGCTGCTGGACACCAAGCAGGCGCCCGTCTACATCGTGCACTTCGCGCAGGCCGCGGCCCTGGAGCGGGCGCAGGCGCTCTCGAGCATCAAGATCGTCACGCGCGATCAGCGGGACGAGATCGCGGACATCATCGGCGGCTTCCGGTTCAGCACCGCGTTCGGGAAGACGCTCTCGCGGCTCGTGCGCGCGGGGATCGGCGTGCACCACGCGGGCATGCTGCCGAAGTACCGACGGCTCGTCGAGCAGCTCGCGCAGCAGGGCCTCCTCCGGGTGATCTGCGGCACGGACACGCTCGGCGTCGGCATCAACGTCCCCATCCGCACGGTGCTCTTCACGGGCCTCACCAAGTACGACGGCACGCGGATGCGGCAGCTCAACGCGCGCGAGTTCCACCAGATCGCGGGGCGCGCGGGCCGGGCCGGGTACGACACCGCGGGCACCGTGGTCGCGCAGGCGCCCGAGCACGAGACCGAGAACATCAAGATGCTCGAGCGCGCGGGCGACGACGTGAAGAAGCGGCGGAAGCTCGTGCGCAAGAAGGCGCCGGAGGGGTTCGTCTCGTGGGGCGAGCCGAGCTTCCGGAAGCTCATCGACGCGGAGCCGGAGCGGCTGACGTCGAGCATGCAGGTGAGCCACGCGATGATGCTCAACGTCATCGCGCGCGGCGGCGACGTGTTCGCCAACATGCGCGCGCTCGTCGACGACAACCACGAGCCGCGCGCCCGCCAGCTCGCGCTCGCCCGCCGCGCACTCGCCATCTACCGCACGCTGCGCACGGCCGGCATCGTCAGCCAGGAGGAGGACCCGGACGGCGGGCCCACGCGGATCACGCTGACGGTCGACCTGCAGGCCGACTTCGCGCTCAACCAGCCGCTGTCGCCGTTCGCCGTCGCCGTGTTCGAGATCCTCGACCGCGAGTCCCCGACCTACGCGCTCGACATGGTGAGCGTGGTCGAGGCGACGCTCGACGACCCGCGCCCGATCCTCTCCCAGCAGCAGTTCAAGGCCCGCGGCGAGGCCGTGCAGGCGATGAAGGCCGAGGGCATCGAGTACGACCAGCGCATGGAGCTGCTCGAGGAGATCACCCACCCGAAGCCGCTCGAGGAGCTGCTCGACCAGTCGTTCGCGACCTACAGCGCGAGCCAGCCGTGGATCGGCGACTTCGCGCTCAGCCCGAAGTCGGTCGTCCGCGACATGTACGAGCGGGCGATGAGCTTCAGCGAGCTGATCTCCTTCTACGGCCTCATGCGCTCCGAGGGCCTCGTGCTCCGCTACCTCTCCGACGCGTTCCGGGCGCTGCGGCAGACCATCCCCGACGAGGCGAAGACCGAGGAGCTGCTCGACGTGATCGAGTGGCTCGGCGAGCTCGTGCGGCAGGTCGACTCGAGCCTCCTCGACGAGTGGGAGGAGCTGTCGCACCCGACGGCGGCGCCCGGCGACGCGCCCGTGCTGCCGCCCGCGCCGAAGCTGCTCACCTCGAACACGCGCGCGTTCCGGATCCTCGTGCGCAACGAGCTGTTCCGCCGCGTGCAGCTCGCGGCCCGCGAGGACCTGGAGGCCCTCGGCGAGCTCGATCGGGCAGCGGGCTTCGACGCCGACGCGTGGGGCGCCGCGCTCGACGGCTACTTCGGCGAGTACGACCGCATCCAGACGGACGGCGACGCCCGCAGCCAGGCGCTCGTCACGATCGAGGAGGGGCCGACCGCCTGGACCGTCCGGCAGGCGCTGCACGACCCCGAGGGCGACCACGACTGGGGCATCGAGGCGACCGTCGACCTCGACGCGTCGAACGAGGCCGGCGAGGCCGTCGTCCGCGTGACCCGCGTCGGCACCCTCTCGTGAACGACGCGCCGCGCCTGCCCGACCTCGCCGGGCGGACGGTCCTCGTCACGGGCGCGAACGGCGGGATCGGCTTCTGGACCTCCGTGCAGCTCGCGGGCGCCGGAGCCCGGGTGCTGCTGGCCTGCCGCTCCGCCGAGCGCGGCGACGCGGCCGCCCGGGCGATCCGGGCGCGCGTGCCAGGGGCGGACGCGGAGGTCGTCGCCCTCGACCTGGCGAGCCTCCGGAGCGTGGACGCGTGCGTCGCGGGGCTGCACGAGGACCTCGACGCGATCGTGGCGAACGCGGGAGTGACCCCCGCCGGTGGCCGTGCGCGTCACCGCCGCACGACCGTGGACGGGTTCGAGGAGATGATGGGCACCAACGCGCTCGGGCACTTCGCGCTCGTCGCCGGGCTCGCGCCGCGGCTGCGCGCCGGCGGACGCGTCGTGATGCTCGGATCCCTCGCCCACCGCTTCTCGCCGCTCGACCTCGGCGACCTCGCGGGGGAGCGGCGCATGCCCGCGCTCGTGCGGTACGGCCGGTCGAAGACGGCGTGCATGATGATCGCGGCCGAGCTCGACCGACGGTGGCGGGCCGCGGGATCCGATCGCCTCGCGCTGTCCGCGCACCCCGGCTACGCGGTCGACGCGCTGACTCCGCCGCAGGATCCGGCCGATCGACCGCGCGGGATCGCCGCCCGCCGACGGGTCGCGGGCGCAGGTCGCGTCCTCGTGCAGGGCAAGGACGCCGGCGCGTGGCCGATCGTGCACGCGGCCGCGGCCGACGGCGTCACGGGCGGCGACTTCTGGGGACCCGACGGCCCGCTCGAGCTGAAGGGCCCGCCGGCTCCCGCCTTCGTCGCCGAGCACGGCCGGTCGCGCGCCGTCGCCGAGCAGCTGTGGGCGGCCGCCGAGGACGCCACGGGGATCCGCTTCCAGCCCTGACGCCACCGCGATCCGCCTCCCGCGTGGCTCAGCCCCGCGGCGTCCCGAGCACGTCGTCGAGCGCGTCGCGGAACGCGGCCGTCTCCTCGGGCGTGCCCACGGACACGCGCAGCCAGCCGTCGGGCCCGGTCTCGCGGATGAGGACGCCGCGGTCGAGCAGCCCCTGCCAGACCGCGTGCCGGTCGGGGAACCGACCGAAGAGGACGAAGTTGGCGTCCGACGGCGCCACCTCGAAGCCCCGGCCGCGGAGCCACTCGACGAGCCCGTCGCGCTCCTCCCGGAGCGACGCGACCTGCGCGAGCAGCACGCGGCTGTGCCGGAGGGCGGCGGTCGCGCTTACCTGGGTGATGCGCGACAGGTGGTACGGCAGGCGCACGATGCGGAGCGCGTCCACCACCGCGGGGGAGGCCGCGAGGTAGCCGAGCCGGCCGCCCGCGAAGGCGAACGCCTTGCTCATGGTGCGCGAGACGATCAGGCGCGGGTGGTCGGGCAGCAGCGAGATCGCCGTCGGGACGCCCTCGCGGCGGAACTCGGCGTACGCCTCGTCGATCACCACGACGCCGGGCGCGACCGAGAGCACGTGCTCGATCTCGGGGATCGTCAGCGCTGTGCCCGTGGGGTTGTTCGGCGAGGTGAGGAAGACGACGCTCGGCTGGTGCTGCTCCACGAGCGCCGTGACGTTCGCCCGGTCGAGCGTGAAGTCCTCCTGGCGGCGGCCGGACACCCAGCGCGTGAGGGTGTTGC
Proteins encoded in this window:
- a CDS encoding SDR family NAD(P)-dependent oxidoreductase — its product is MNDAPRLPDLAGRTVLVTGANGGIGFWTSVQLAGAGARVLLACRSAERGDAAARAIRARVPGADAEVVALDLASLRSVDACVAGLHEDLDAIVANAGVTPAGGRARHRRTTVDGFEEMMGTNALGHFALVAGLAPRLRAGGRVVMLGSLAHRFSPLDLGDLAGERRMPALVRYGRSKTACMMIAAELDRRWRAAGSDRLALSAHPGYAVDALTPPQDPADRPRGIAARRRVAGAGRVLVQGKDAGAWPIVHAAAADGVTGGDFWGPDGPLELKGPPAPAFVAEHGRSRAVAEQLWAAAEDATGIRFQP
- a CDS encoding histidinol-phosphate transaminase, producing the protein MSPDWSETTLADLPLRDGIRGEEPYGAPQLDVPVLLNVNENPYPLPEEVAVAVSEAVLEAARGLNRYPDREFLELRTELADYLTADSGLALGPENVWAANGSNEVLQQVLQAFGGTDRVALSFAPHYAMYPEYARNTLTRWVSGRRQEDFTLDRANVTALVEQHQPSVVFLTSPNNPTGTALTIPEIEHVLSVAPGVVVIDEAYAEFRREGVPTAISLLPDHPRLIVSRTMSKAFAFAGGRLGYLAASPAVVDALRIVRLPYHLSRITQVSATAALRHSRVLLAQVASLREERDGLVEWLRGRGFEVAPSDANFVLFGRFPDRHAVWQGLLDRGVLIRETGPDGWLRVSVGTPEETAAFRDALDDVLGTPRG